In the genome of Myxococcus stipitatus, one region contains:
- the hscB gene encoding Fe-S protein assembly co-chaperone HscB, whose protein sequence is MRTHFDVFGLARRYDVDVPALEKQYRELSLQLHPDRVAQADAKERLKALEGTTALNEAFKTLKDPVRRAFYLLKLHGVDLEREDAGAQKDMPLEFLEEVMELREALDAAMEKKDLARVQAMGTQVEGRRKAALDEAAGTLRALEGGGTGEDAQAQVRKASHALGRVRYFTRFLEQVEAFEEESLS, encoded by the coding sequence GTGAGGACCCACTTCGACGTCTTCGGACTCGCGCGTCGCTATGACGTGGACGTGCCGGCGCTGGAGAAGCAGTACCGGGAGCTGTCGCTCCAGCTGCATCCGGACCGCGTGGCCCAGGCCGACGCGAAAGAGCGGCTCAAGGCCCTGGAGGGCACCACCGCGCTGAACGAGGCCTTCAAGACGCTGAAGGACCCGGTGCGCCGCGCCTTCTACCTCCTGAAGCTGCACGGGGTGGACCTGGAGCGCGAGGACGCCGGCGCGCAGAAGGACATGCCCCTGGAGTTCCTCGAGGAGGTCATGGAGCTGCGCGAGGCGCTGGACGCCGCCATGGAGAAGAAGGACCTGGCGCGGGTGCAGGCCATGGGGACGCAGGTGGAGGGCCGGCGCAAGGCGGCGCTCGACGAGGCGGCCGGCACCCTGCGCGCCCTGGAAGGCGGCGGGACGGGGGAAGATGCGCAGGCCCAGGTGAGAAAGGCGTCGCACGCCCTGGGGCGGGTGCGCTACTTCACGCGCTTTCTCGAGCAGGTGGAAGCGTTCGAGGAGGAGAGTCTGTCGTGA
- the hscA gene encoding Fe-S protein assembly chaperone HscA, with protein MSKNGYLQIHDPLKPKGQAVGIDLGTTHSLVAAVSQGKPHCVPVDEGNALLLPSVVHYGKDGGVVVGAKARALAAEHPTDTISSAKRFMGRSADDAETRKLGHYQFVPGGKVVRFDVAGGNPVTPIEVSGEILRALKRRAEAHFSSKVEQAVITVPAYFDDAQRQATKDAGRLAGLEVLRLLNEPTAAALAYGLDKGSQGTFAVYDLGGGTFDISILKLVDGVFEVKSTGGDSALGGDDFDRAIAQKVFQDLGIAAPSPALVAETLAASRKAKESLTDVAETTLTVDGRAYALKRADFDAWIQPLVQKTGLVCRRAMKDAGVAPGELDGVILVGGSTRVPAVRRYVAELFGREPLGDIDPDQVVALGAAVQADLLTNESRQDEVLLLDVIPLSLGLETMGGITEKLIQRNSTIPTAAAQVFTTFKDGQTGLDVHVVQGERELVEDNRSLARFTLSGIPPLAAGMARVEVRFQVDADGILSVSAKEQSTGAAQSITVKPSHGLTEEEIERMLLDSIEYAEDDIQARQLREQRVDAERVLAEADRQLREHGTLLQGEEKATIDAAMAKVREVAAGQDYLKLKEAVHALDETSRPFIERVMNQAITQVVAGHSVEEY; from the coding sequence GTGAGCAAGAACGGCTACCTGCAGATCCACGACCCGCTGAAGCCCAAGGGGCAGGCGGTGGGCATCGACCTGGGCACCACGCACTCGCTCGTCGCGGCGGTGTCGCAGGGCAAGCCCCACTGCGTCCCGGTGGATGAGGGCAACGCGCTCCTGCTCCCGTCCGTGGTGCACTACGGCAAGGACGGCGGCGTGGTGGTGGGCGCCAAGGCCCGCGCGCTGGCCGCAGAGCACCCCACCGACACCATCAGCTCCGCCAAGCGCTTCATGGGCCGCAGCGCCGACGACGCGGAGACGCGCAAGCTGGGGCACTACCAGTTCGTCCCCGGCGGCAAGGTGGTCCGCTTCGACGTGGCGGGCGGCAACCCGGTGACCCCCATCGAGGTGTCCGGTGAAATCCTGCGCGCACTCAAGCGCCGCGCGGAGGCCCACTTCTCCAGCAAGGTGGAGCAGGCCGTCATCACCGTGCCGGCGTACTTCGACGACGCCCAGCGCCAGGCCACCAAGGACGCGGGCCGGCTCGCGGGCCTGGAGGTGCTGCGGCTCTTGAACGAGCCCACCGCGGCGGCCCTGGCCTACGGCCTGGACAAGGGCAGCCAGGGCACCTTCGCCGTCTACGACCTGGGCGGCGGCACCTTCGACATCTCCATCCTCAAGCTGGTGGATGGCGTGTTCGAGGTGAAGTCCACCGGCGGCGACTCCGCGCTGGGGGGCGACGACTTCGACCGGGCCATCGCCCAGAAGGTGTTCCAGGACCTGGGCATCGCGGCGCCCTCCCCCGCGCTGGTCGCGGAGACGCTGGCCGCCTCGCGCAAGGCCAAGGAGTCCCTCACCGACGTCGCGGAGACGACGCTCACGGTGGATGGCCGGGCGTATGCGCTGAAGCGCGCGGACTTCGACGCGTGGATTCAGCCGCTCGTCCAGAAGACGGGCCTCGTGTGCCGCCGGGCGATGAAGGACGCGGGCGTGGCGCCGGGCGAACTGGACGGGGTCATCCTGGTGGGCGGCTCCACGCGCGTGCCCGCGGTGCGCCGGTACGTGGCGGAGCTGTTCGGCCGTGAGCCGCTGGGCGACATCGACCCGGACCAGGTGGTGGCGCTGGGCGCGGCGGTGCAGGCGGACCTGCTCACCAACGAGTCCCGCCAGGACGAGGTGCTGCTGCTGGACGTGATTCCCCTGTCGCTCGGTCTCGAGACGATGGGCGGCATCACCGAGAAGCTCATCCAGCGCAACTCCACCATCCCCACCGCCGCGGCGCAGGTGTTCACCACGTTCAAGGACGGGCAGACGGGCCTGGACGTCCACGTGGTGCAGGGCGAGCGCGAGCTGGTGGAGGACAACCGCAGCCTGGCGCGCTTCACCCTCTCCGGCATCCCTCCGCTGGCGGCGGGCATGGCCCGGGTGGAGGTCCGCTTCCAGGTGGACGCCGACGGCATCCTCTCCGTCTCCGCGAAGGAGCAGAGCACCGGCGCCGCCCAGTCCATCACCGTCAAGCCGAGCCACGGCCTCACGGAAGAGGAGATCGAGCGGATGCTGCTCGACTCCATCGAGTACGCCGAGGACGACATCCAGGCGCGGCAGCTGCGCGAGCAGCGCGTGGACGCGGAGCGGGTGCTGGCCGAGGCCGACCGCCAGCTGCGCGAGCACGGCACGCTCCTCCAGGGCGAGGAGAAGGCCACTATCGACGCCGCCATGGCGAAGGTGCGCGAGGTGGCGGCGGGCCAGGACTATTTGAAGCTGAAGGAAGCAGTCCACGCGCTGGATGAGACGTCGCGGCCCTTCATCGAGCGGGTGATGAACCAGGCCATCACCCAGGTCGTGGCTGGCCACTCGGTGGAGGAGTACTGA
- a CDS encoding alkaline phosphatase family protein, translating to MVAGQLPFFSRLIRSGEFLLDDAFWGAPTSTPYFQAGLLYGLRHSNLPAYSWFDRELGRELRMNVPSDALEIERRLRGTGRDSLLDGGGHGYFTLFRAGAENALSMSTLGSLKLMAQAFSYEMMGLSSGRTRSVWSFLRSLGAETWHAARETVRWARALGSWSHESAFLVSRIFFQRLGWSFAHTKALVDMARGVPVIYLVYGNYDETAHRRGPRSTLARSELHRVDAYLAELYAMARSVERPYDVVILSDHGHVDSVPLEQRQGARLRPLLLDGPPVPLSDDVLRGLCDGRARPEQDVRPREPFTPVVVECGNFAHVYLSGEHEALEAHALLARYPEVVARATRNPDVGLVAMKRGRSAVLVVQGGVYGLEDLERAPLSSEFSRLAVRDFLRGLPSMTTAGDLVLFGEAVRRGGTVGFAWEFGSHGGLTRTEANSLVCWPADAPVDLSGLSHCVDLHDRLAEAYLEPARCLRWAP from the coding sequence ATGGTTGCCGGCCAACTACCGTTCTTCTCCCGACTCATCCGGTCCGGCGAGTTTCTCCTGGATGACGCCTTTTGGGGCGCGCCGACCTCCACGCCGTACTTCCAAGCGGGGCTCCTGTACGGGCTGAGGCACTCCAATCTGCCGGCGTACTCCTGGTTCGACCGCGAGCTGGGACGTGAGCTGCGGATGAACGTGCCCTCGGACGCGCTGGAAATCGAGCGGCGACTGCGGGGCACCGGGCGCGACAGCCTGCTGGATGGCGGAGGCCATGGGTACTTCACGCTGTTCCGTGCGGGCGCGGAGAACGCGCTGAGCATGAGCACGCTGGGCAGCCTGAAGCTGATGGCCCAGGCCTTCTCCTACGAGATGATGGGCCTGTCCTCGGGGCGGACGCGAAGTGTCTGGTCCTTCCTGCGCTCGTTGGGCGCGGAGACGTGGCACGCGGCGCGAGAGACGGTGCGCTGGGCTCGTGCCCTGGGGAGCTGGAGCCACGAGAGCGCCTTCCTCGTCAGCCGCATCTTCTTCCAGCGGTTGGGGTGGAGCTTCGCGCACACCAAGGCCCTGGTGGACATGGCGCGCGGCGTGCCCGTCATCTACCTGGTGTACGGCAACTACGACGAGACGGCGCACCGCCGAGGCCCGCGCTCGACGCTGGCGCGCTCGGAGCTGCACCGCGTGGATGCGTACCTCGCGGAGCTCTATGCGATGGCGCGCTCGGTGGAGCGGCCCTACGACGTCGTCATCCTCTCGGACCACGGCCACGTGGACAGTGTCCCCCTGGAGCAGCGGCAGGGCGCGCGTCTGAGGCCCCTGCTCCTCGACGGGCCCCCCGTGCCGCTCTCCGATGACGTGCTGCGGGGGCTGTGTGATGGCCGTGCTCGGCCGGAGCAGGACGTGCGTCCTCGCGAGCCCTTCACGCCCGTGGTCGTCGAGTGCGGCAACTTCGCCCACGTCTATCTCTCCGGTGAGCACGAGGCGCTGGAAGCCCATGCTCTGCTGGCGCGCTACCCGGAGGTGGTGGCGCGCGCGACGCGAAACCCGGACGTGGGGCTGGTCGCGATGAAGCGGGGCCGCTCCGCCGTGCTGGTGGTGCAGGGCGGTGTCTATGGCCTGGAAGACCTGGAGCGCGCGCCGCTGTCCTCCGAGTTCAGCCGCCTCGCCGTGAGGGACTTCCTCCGAGGCTTGCCCTCCATGACGACGGCGGGTGACCTGGTGCTCTTCGGCGAGGCGGTGCGCCGAGGCGGCACTGTGGGCTTCGCCTGGGAGTTCGGCTCGCACGGGGGCCTGACGCGCACGGAGGCCAACAGCCTGGTGTGCTGGCCCGCGGATGCCCCCGTGGACCTGTCCGGGTTGAGCCACTGCGTGGACCTTCACGACCGGCTCGCCGAGGCCTACCTGGAGCCCGCGCGCTGCCTGCGGTGGGCGCCGTGA
- a CDS encoding 2Fe-2S iron-sulfur cluster-binding protein, producing the protein MPKVTFKSPLAEVSADVPAGTTLLDAAEQCGAQVGHSCGGVCGCSTCHIWVRKGLDSLSEQTDAEADRLDMGFDVRPYSRLSCQTELAQEDVVVEITEESLTAFMDENPVIRRGLEAQGKWPLKK; encoded by the coding sequence GTGCCCAAGGTGACATTCAAGAGCCCGCTGGCCGAGGTCAGCGCGGACGTGCCCGCCGGAACCACCCTTCTGGACGCGGCCGAGCAGTGTGGTGCCCAGGTGGGCCATAGCTGTGGCGGCGTCTGCGGCTGCTCCACCTGTCACATCTGGGTGCGCAAGGGGCTCGACTCGCTGAGTGAGCAGACGGACGCGGAAGCGGACCGGCTGGACATGGGGTTCGACGTGCGCCCGTACTCCCGGTTGAGCTGCCAGACGGAGCTCGCCCAGGAGGACGTGGTGGTCGAAATCACCGAGGAGTCCCTCACCGCGTTCATGGATGAGAACCCGGTCATCCGCCGCGGCCTCGAGGCCCAGGGGAAATGGCCGCTGAAGAAGTGA
- a CDS encoding IscS subfamily cysteine desulfurase: protein MKLPIYMDNHATTPMDPRVLDVMLPYLREDFGNAASRNHVFGWKAEAAVKKARQQVAELIGATDQEIVFTSGATESDNLAIKGVVEYYKSKGDHIITLKTEHKAILDTCKRLERVRQERLDELKLLRLGQLAGRDVSPEEVAELATKHDLDNDETYKKWAEMPTGGARVTYLDVEKDGRVNLEKLEEAMTPKTVLVSIMFANNEIGVVQPIAEIGALCRKKGVLFHCDAVQGIGKVPFDVEAMKVDLASITSHKMYGPKGIGALYVRRKPRVRIAPIIDGGGHERGMRSGTLNVAAIVGFGHAAQLAREELADEAARILRLREKLRKGLTDALDMTIINGSMEHRLPGNLNISFAHAEGESLMMGIKDVAVSSGSACTSASLEPSYVLRALGVDEELAHSSIRFGLGRFTTEEEVDYVVQLVVDKVRKLRDMSPLYEMAKEGIDLKSIEWTAH, encoded by the coding sequence GTGAAGCTGCCAATCTACATGGACAACCACGCCACGACGCCGATGGATCCGCGCGTGTTGGACGTGATGCTTCCCTACCTGCGCGAGGACTTCGGCAACGCGGCCAGCCGCAACCACGTGTTCGGCTGGAAGGCCGAGGCGGCGGTGAAGAAGGCCCGCCAGCAGGTGGCGGAGCTCATCGGCGCGACGGACCAGGAGATTGTCTTCACCTCCGGCGCCACCGAGTCCGACAACCTCGCCATCAAGGGCGTCGTCGAGTACTACAAGTCGAAGGGTGACCACATCATCACCCTGAAGACCGAGCACAAGGCCATCCTGGACACCTGCAAGCGCCTGGAGCGCGTGCGCCAGGAGCGGCTGGACGAGTTGAAGCTCCTGCGCCTGGGCCAGTTGGCCGGCCGCGACGTCTCCCCCGAGGAGGTCGCCGAGCTCGCCACGAAGCACGACCTGGACAACGACGAGACGTACAAGAAGTGGGCGGAGATGCCCACCGGCGGCGCGCGCGTCACGTACCTGGACGTGGAGAAGGACGGGCGCGTCAACCTGGAGAAGCTCGAGGAGGCGATGACGCCGAAGACGGTGCTCGTCTCCATCATGTTCGCCAACAACGAGATTGGCGTCGTGCAGCCCATCGCGGAGATTGGCGCGCTGTGCCGCAAGAAGGGCGTCCTCTTCCACTGCGACGCGGTGCAGGGCATCGGCAAGGTGCCCTTCGACGTGGAGGCCATGAAGGTGGACCTGGCCTCCATCACGTCCCACAAGATGTACGGCCCCAAGGGCATCGGCGCGCTGTACGTGCGCCGCAAGCCGCGCGTGCGCATCGCCCCCATCATCGACGGCGGCGGCCATGAGCGCGGCATGCGCTCCGGCACGCTCAACGTCGCGGCCATCGTCGGCTTCGGCCACGCCGCGCAGCTCGCCCGCGAGGAACTGGCCGACGAGGCCGCCCGAATCCTCCGCCTGCGCGAGAAGCTGCGCAAAGGGCTGACGGACGCGCTGGACATGACCATCATCAACGGGTCGATGGAGCACCGGCTGCCGGGCAACCTCAACATCTCCTTCGCCCACGCCGAGGGCGAGTCCCTGATGATGGGCATCAAGGACGTGGCGGTGTCGTCCGGCTCCGCGTGCACGTCCGCTTCGCTGGAGCCCTCCTACGTGCTGCGCGCGCTGGGCGTGGACGAGGAATTGGCCCACAGCTCCATCCGCTTCGGCCTGGGGCGCTTCACCACCGAGGAGGAGGTCGACTACGTCGTCCAGCTCGTCGTGGACAAGGTGCGCAAGTTGCGAGACATGAGCCCCCTGTACGAGATGGCCAAGGAAGGCATCGACCTCAAGAGCATCGAGTGGACGGCGCATTAG
- a CDS encoding SPFH domain-containing protein — protein MSANAKQTSRTKEQAESTEGGRGQLVRMDGGGAGLERSRYAEGWRAGKPAEDPEKMKRWGLITARPSEFLVHMRRGRVREVSGQGASCFKLPGDSVAIVPTSIQRLQFTADQVTNEKVGVQVTGLAVYRIADPLVAFRMLNFSFPERAQEKLADLLREMFVGAARRLVANLSVEECLTRRKEGIAAELMREIAPVLSGRGRLEDTTDAGWGVLLDTIEIQDVRVLSSTVFENMQARFRREQERQAREAELAKERFVHREETEAERQLSLQRLTAQDEVRQQKQTADEQARLETLAIDARVAEAKLAQERTLKQEQVTVEREVALTKLAAEQDVRQKKQVADEQAKLEALSAEARLVEAKIVSERALAASRAQVDMEKLSREQELEAARARIDLEKLKREQDADVGRAKLELEKQKLAQEAEAAQARFELVRLQRAQEADDAKARMELERLRREQEQAAARHEGQVAEQLQEVEKLQAQLQVVQSRRAIAEAEVAIAELEVRREHARQELELSRARALRDIENTISPEVIQMTLAQQLPQVAAAFQQKMGEVHVTAVDGANPFGYIAAAVEGVMGLARSAGLKVPTPSLAPTAQ, from the coding sequence ATGAGCGCGAACGCGAAGCAGACGTCCCGGACGAAGGAGCAGGCGGAGTCAACGGAAGGCGGCCGGGGGCAGCTGGTCCGGATGGACGGGGGTGGGGCGGGGCTGGAGCGCAGCCGCTACGCGGAGGGTTGGCGCGCGGGGAAGCCCGCGGAGGACCCGGAGAAGATGAAGCGCTGGGGGCTCATCACCGCGCGGCCCAGCGAGTTCCTCGTCCACATGCGCCGAGGCCGCGTGCGCGAGGTCAGCGGCCAGGGCGCCAGCTGCTTCAAGCTGCCGGGGGACTCGGTGGCCATCGTCCCCACCAGCATCCAGCGGCTCCAGTTCACCGCGGATCAGGTGACGAACGAGAAGGTGGGCGTGCAGGTGACGGGCCTGGCGGTGTACCGCATCGCGGATCCGCTGGTGGCCTTCCGCATGCTCAACTTCTCCTTCCCGGAGCGCGCGCAGGAGAAGCTGGCGGACCTGTTGCGGGAGATGTTCGTCGGCGCCGCGCGGCGCCTCGTCGCCAACCTCTCCGTGGAGGAGTGCCTGACGCGGCGCAAGGAGGGCATCGCCGCGGAGCTGATGCGTGAAATCGCGCCGGTGCTGTCGGGCCGAGGCCGGCTGGAGGACACGACGGACGCGGGCTGGGGCGTGCTGCTGGACACGATTGAAATCCAGGACGTGCGCGTCCTGTCGTCCACCGTCTTCGAGAACATGCAGGCGCGCTTCCGCCGCGAGCAGGAGCGTCAGGCGCGCGAGGCGGAGCTGGCCAAGGAGCGCTTCGTCCACCGCGAGGAGACGGAGGCCGAGCGCCAGCTGAGCCTCCAGCGGCTGACGGCGCAGGACGAGGTGCGTCAGCAGAAGCAGACCGCGGACGAGCAGGCCCGGCTGGAGACGCTGGCCATCGACGCGCGCGTGGCCGAGGCGAAGCTCGCCCAGGAGCGCACCCTCAAGCAGGAGCAGGTCACGGTGGAGCGCGAGGTGGCGCTCACGAAGCTGGCCGCGGAGCAGGACGTCCGCCAGAAGAAGCAGGTGGCCGACGAGCAGGCCAAGCTGGAGGCGCTCAGCGCCGAGGCGCGGCTGGTGGAGGCGAAGATCGTCTCCGAGCGCGCGCTGGCCGCCAGCCGCGCCCAGGTGGACATGGAGAAGCTGTCGCGCGAGCAGGAGCTGGAGGCGGCGCGCGCGCGCATCGACCTGGAGAAGCTCAAGCGCGAGCAGGACGCGGACGTGGGCCGCGCGAAGCTGGAGCTGGAGAAGCAGAAGCTGGCGCAGGAGGCGGAGGCCGCGCAGGCGAGATTCGAGCTGGTGCGGCTGCAGCGCGCCCAGGAGGCCGACGACGCGAAGGCGCGCATGGAGCTGGAGCGCCTGCGCCGCGAGCAGGAGCAGGCCGCGGCGCGGCATGAGGGCCAGGTGGCCGAGCAACTCCAGGAAGTGGAGAAGCTCCAGGCACAGCTCCAAGTGGTGCAGTCCCGGCGAGCCATCGCGGAGGCGGAGGTGGCCATCGCGGAGCTGGAGGTGCGACGGGAGCACGCGCGGCAGGAGCTGGAGCTGTCGAGGGCCCGCGCGCTGCGTGACATCGAGAACACCATCAGCCCCGAGGTCATCCAGATGACGCTCGCGCAGCAGCTCCCCCAGGTGGCCGCGGCCTTCCAGCAGAAGATGGGCGAGGTTCACGTCACGGCCGTGGATGGCGCGAATCCGTTTGGCTACATCGCCGCGGCTGTGGAAGGAGTGATGGGGCTCGCGCGTTCAGCGGGCTTGAAGGTGCCTACCCCCTCGCTTGCCCCCACGGCGCAGTAG
- the iscU gene encoding Fe-S cluster assembly scaffold IscU — protein MAYSDKVIDHYENPRNVGTMDKEDPNVGTGLVGAPACGDVMRLQLKISDDGLIEDARFKTFGCGSAIASSSLVTEWVKGKTVDQAMTISNKDVARELALPPVKIHCSVLAEDAIKAAIEDFKKKRAARKAQAS, from the coding sequence ATGGCTTACAGCGACAAGGTCATCGACCACTACGAGAACCCCCGCAACGTCGGGACGATGGACAAGGAAGACCCGAACGTCGGCACCGGCCTGGTGGGTGCGCCCGCCTGCGGCGACGTGATGCGGCTCCAGCTCAAGATTTCGGACGACGGCCTCATCGAGGACGCGCGGTTCAAGACGTTCGGCTGTGGCTCCGCCATCGCGTCCTCGTCGCTCGTCACCGAGTGGGTGAAGGGCAAGACGGTGGACCAGGCGATGACCATCTCCAACAAGGACGTGGCCCGCGAGCTGGCGCTGCCGCCGGTGAAGATCCACTGCTCGGTGCTGGCCGAGGACGCCATCAAGGCGGCCATCGAGGACTTCAAGAAGAAGCGCGCCGCTCGCAAGGCCCAGGCATCGTAG
- the omp85 gene encoding Omp85 family outer membrane protein, translating to MLLPAVLLVILAAAPVKSPSRPAPGLPPTQTDSGSDIIALPMMTFSSDHGLSYGAVGGIYLYGPGKTPYAHGIGAQVLFSSRGVQSHYLRYDGPRLIGPLRLEAGLEYKRELRSPFFGAGNLSAPDFRGDVDNERYAFDKGAPGAWFRLRGRPFGPQHPLQSYVGYAWRYTSVDAYDHSMLTQQRPLGIEGGSTGQLLVGALWDTRDDETDPLEGGVEEIALRVSGQATGSRYQYAGITLSERRYVRLSSRLTLAQRLTLDMLFGDVPFFEWSNTGGVNVSEGIGGMSSVRGIERNRFSGNIKAFTNTELRFHAANLQVFGKSMKVGAVMFLDLGRVWHPGVPDGEWHEWHPGIGGGVRLSRRAAIVRLDYARSTETGRQRVYVTFGHMF from the coding sequence ATGCTCCTTCCCGCTGTCCTGCTCGTCATTCTTGCCGCCGCGCCGGTGAAGTCGCCCTCCCGGCCAGCGCCAGGACTGCCCCCCACGCAGACGGACTCCGGCTCGGACATCATCGCGCTGCCGATGATGACGTTCAGCTCCGACCACGGGCTGAGCTACGGCGCGGTCGGCGGCATCTACCTGTACGGCCCGGGCAAGACGCCGTACGCGCATGGCATCGGCGCGCAGGTGCTGTTCAGCAGCCGAGGCGTGCAGAGCCACTACCTGCGCTACGACGGGCCTCGGCTCATCGGACCGCTGCGGCTGGAGGCGGGGCTCGAGTACAAGCGGGAGCTGCGCAGTCCCTTCTTCGGTGCGGGCAACCTGTCCGCGCCCGACTTCCGCGGCGACGTGGACAATGAGCGCTACGCCTTCGACAAGGGAGCGCCCGGCGCGTGGTTCCGACTGCGAGGCCGCCCCTTCGGGCCCCAGCATCCGCTCCAGTCCTACGTCGGCTACGCGTGGCGCTACACGAGCGTGGATGCGTATGACCACTCCATGCTGACGCAGCAGCGTCCGCTCGGAATCGAGGGCGGCTCCACGGGCCAGCTCCTGGTCGGCGCGCTGTGGGACACCCGCGACGACGAGACGGACCCGCTGGAGGGCGGCGTGGAGGAGATCGCGCTGCGTGTCTCCGGACAGGCCACGGGCAGCCGATACCAGTACGCGGGCATCACCTTGAGCGAGCGCCGCTACGTGCGGCTCTCATCGCGCCTGACGCTCGCGCAGCGGCTGACGCTGGACATGCTGTTCGGCGACGTCCCGTTCTTCGAGTGGAGCAACACGGGCGGCGTCAACGTGTCCGAGGGTATCGGCGGCATGAGCAGCGTGCGCGGCATCGAGCGCAACCGCTTCTCCGGCAACATCAAGGCGTTCACCAACACGGAGCTGCGCTTCCACGCCGCGAACCTCCAGGTCTTCGGCAAGAGCATGAAGGTGGGCGCGGTGATGTTCCTGGACCTGGGCCGCGTGTGGCACCCGGGCGTCCCGGACGGCGAGTGGCACGAGTGGCACCCGGGCATCGGCGGAGGCGTGCGCCTGTCCCGGCGCGCCGCCATCGTCCGCCTGGACTACGCGCGCTCGACGGAGACGGGACGCCAGCGCGTCTACGTCACCTTCGGCCACATGTTCTGA
- a CDS encoding lysylphosphatidylglycerol synthase transmembrane domain-containing protein: MLFVVLGTLFSLVLLSTAFFRWNPRGPGPLLVPRFSFADFLGDLPGHLVWLIPFVLLQGSVIPLRAVQWQSTLRKRVPFRERYHLVAIGAFAHNVLPGKLGDILRAFLLSRTERIPFLLCLGTVAVCKLMEFAALMLVVSLSLLGPFGDTLSRFQGQLQVAVFLCVGLVVLVVLLARGATPLAAWLHRRHRFPRLEGFLHHVSDGLGSARSFGGMAKVLFFSAGPVLASVLAYGLALQGLAIPGGLFAGAVVLGAISLGQALPGVPAGMGLYYFVTSWAARSLGSSPEDAAAFATLTHLGTVLSQAGVGAVSVYVRKIRIRDLRKGGSLAREAAQHVAHESVEPART, encoded by the coding sequence GTGCTGTTCGTGGTGTTGGGGACGCTGTTCTCCCTCGTCCTGCTCTCCACGGCCTTCTTCCGCTGGAACCCCCGCGGGCCGGGGCCGCTGCTGGTGCCGCGCTTCTCGTTCGCGGACTTCCTGGGAGACCTGCCCGGGCACCTCGTGTGGCTGATTCCCTTCGTGCTGCTCCAGGGGAGTGTCATCCCGCTGCGGGCCGTGCAGTGGCAGAGCACGCTGCGAAAGCGGGTGCCCTTCCGCGAGCGCTACCACCTGGTGGCCATTGGCGCCTTCGCCCACAACGTGCTGCCAGGGAAGCTGGGAGACATCCTGCGCGCCTTCCTCCTGTCGCGCACGGAGCGCATCCCGTTCCTGCTGTGTCTGGGCACGGTGGCCGTCTGCAAGCTGATGGAGTTCGCCGCGCTGATGCTGGTGGTGTCCCTCTCCCTGCTGGGCCCCTTTGGCGACACGCTCTCCCGCTTCCAGGGGCAGCTCCAGGTGGCCGTGTTCCTGTGCGTGGGGCTGGTGGTCCTCGTCGTGCTGCTGGCCCGAGGCGCCACGCCCCTGGCGGCCTGGCTCCACCGCCGCCACCGCTTCCCCCGGCTGGAGGGCTTCCTCCACCACGTCAGCGACGGGCTGGGCTCGGCGCGCTCCTTCGGGGGCATGGCCAAGGTGCTCTTCTTCTCGGCGGGGCCGGTGCTCGCGTCGGTGCTGGCCTACGGGCTGGCGCTCCAGGGGCTGGCCATCCCCGGAGGCCTTTTCGCGGGCGCCGTGGTGCTTGGCGCCATCTCCCTGGGGCAGGCGCTGCCAGGAGTCCCCGCGGGGATGGGGCTCTACTACTTCGTCACCAGCTGGGCGGCGCGCAGCCTGGGCTCGTCACCGGAGGACGCGGCGGCCTTCGCCACGCTCACCCACCTGGGGACGGTGCTGAGCCAGGCCGGAGTGGGGGCCGTCTCCGTCTACGTCCGGAAGATTCGGATTCGAGATCTGCGGAAGGGCGGGAGCCTGGCGCGCGAGGCGGCGCAGCACGTGGCCCACGAGTCCGTCGAGCCCGCTCGCACGTGA
- a CDS encoding HesB/IscA family protein → MSEQATQQTTQSPGPTPAPVAKAAPKGIVLADSAVARLKELLEQRQTPEAGLRLAVKGGGCSGLQYSMEWSEKSRERDKIFEKDGVRVFVDPKSYLYLIGTELVFEQTLMASGFKLNNPNIKAACGCGESFSV, encoded by the coding sequence ATGAGCGAACAGGCGACCCAGCAGACGACGCAGAGCCCGGGACCCACGCCCGCGCCCGTGGCGAAGGCGGCCCCCAAGGGCATCGTCCTGGCGGACAGCGCCGTGGCTCGGCTGAAGGAGCTCCTGGAGCAGCGCCAGACGCCCGAGGCCGGTCTCCGGCTGGCGGTGAAGGGCGGCGGCTGCTCCGGGCTTCAGTACTCCATGGAGTGGTCCGAGAAGTCCCGCGAGCGCGACAAGATCTTCGAGAAGGACGGCGTGCGCGTCTTCGTGGACCCCAAGAGCTACCTGTACCTCATCGGCACGGAGCTGGTGTTCGAGCAGACGCTCATGGCCTCCGGCTTCAAGCTCAACAACCCCAACATCAAGGCCGCGTGCGGCTGCGGAGAGAGCTTCTCCGTCTGA